A genome region from Deinococcus seoulensis includes the following:
- the bshC gene encoding bacillithiol biosynthesis cysteine-adding enzyme BshC — MARNAGAEFRKGGMQAYFRLSAGALAQARAETRGDVDRAALAEALRAYHRDLGTLDAHAQAALERLAHPASRVVVTGQQAGALTGPAYSVHKAADAALLARQEDREDAPVVAVYWIASQDHDAAEVASTTLLDLAGRLHRLTLDVPQGVPVGRMPWRAEWTAQVHALLDAFDAPAAHVAAVRARFDRAVGGPAGAGSYADVFARLIHGLLAPAGLLVLDPLHPALAALMAPTLARELERPLASSEAIEAAAARLEADGFVPQLRRPAGATNLFIEEDDGQRRLLRFDGRTFSTDHAAYSRADLLAVLAGDPSRITPAAGLRPAVQDALLPTLAFVVGPGEIAYGAQLRDVYALHGLGQPLLWPRLSVTWIEPNVRRLLTRLNATAAQVQADPEGVLGRALAAEQGAAAASAERLAALDADLRALTDELGALDPTLHSAAQRTRTRTTARVAHLQHLATRALARAENDRSGQLTRLKAHLLPNGVPQEREMNFLTFLLKHGDTPLRQLLDLPAGWQGELDIP; from the coding sequence ATGGCGCGGAACGCAGGAGCGGAATTCAGGAAGGGTGGCATGCAGGCGTACTTCCGCCTGAGCGCAGGGGCGCTGGCACAGGCGCGCGCAGAGACTCGCGGTGACGTGGACCGCGCCGCGCTGGCAGAGGCGCTGCGCGCGTACCACCGCGACCTGGGCACGCTGGACGCGCACGCGCAGGCAGCCCTGGAACGGCTGGCGCACCCGGCGTCCCGCGTGGTCGTGACCGGGCAGCAGGCGGGCGCCCTGACCGGCCCGGCGTACTCGGTGCACAAGGCCGCCGACGCGGCGCTGCTGGCCCGCCAGGAGGACCGCGAGGACGCCCCGGTGGTCGCCGTGTACTGGATCGCCAGTCAGGATCACGACGCGGCCGAGGTGGCCAGTACCACCCTGCTGGACCTCGCCGGGCGCCTGCACCGCCTGACGCTGGACGTGCCGCAGGGCGTGCCGGTCGGGCGCATGCCGTGGCGCGCGGAGTGGACGGCGCAGGTCCACGCGCTGCTGGACGCCTTCGACGCGCCCGCCGCGCACGTGGCGGCTGTCCGCGCCCGCTTCGACCGGGCCGTGGGTGGGCCAGCGGGCGCGGGCAGTTACGCCGACGTGTTCGCCCGCCTGATTCACGGCCTGCTGGCCCCGGCGGGGCTGCTGGTCCTGGACCCGCTGCACCCCGCCCTGGCCGCGCTGATGGCCCCCACCCTGGCCCGCGAACTGGAACGCCCCCTGGCGTCCAGCGAGGCCATCGAGGCGGCCGCCGCCCGCCTGGAAGCCGACGGGTTCGTGCCGCAACTGCGCCGCCCGGCCGGAGCGACCAACCTGTTCATCGAGGAAGACGACGGGCAGCGCCGCCTGCTGCGCTTCGACGGCCGCACCTTCAGCACCGATCACGCCGCGTACTCGCGCGCGGACCTGCTGGCGGTCCTGGCAGGCGACCCCAGCCGGATCACGCCCGCCGCTGGCCTGCGCCCCGCCGTGCAGGACGCGCTGCTGCCCACCCTGGCCTTCGTGGTCGGGCCGGGCGAGATCGCGTACGGCGCGCAGTTACGGGACGTGTACGCGCTGCACGGGCTGGGGCAGCCGCTCCTGTGGCCGCGCCTGAGCGTCACCTGGATCGAACCGAACGTACGCCGCCTCCTGACGCGCCTGAACGCCACGGCCGCGCAGGTGCAGGCCGACCCGGAAGGCGTGCTGGGCCGCGCGCTGGCCGCCGAGCAGGGCGCCGCCGCCGCCAGCGCCGAGCGACTGGCCGCGCTGGACGCTGACCTGCGCGCCCTGACCGACGAACTGGGCGCGCTGGACCCCACCCTGCACAGCGCGGCGCAGCGCACCCGCACCCGCACCACGGCGCGCGTCGCGCACCTGCAACACCTCGCCACGCGCGCCCTGGCCCGCGCCGAGAACGACCGCAGCGGCCAGCTGACCCGCCTGAAAGCCCACCTGCTCCCGAACGGCGTACCCCAGGAACGCGAGATGAACTTCCTGACCTTCCTGCTCAAGCACGGCGACACGCCCCTGCGCCAGCTGCTGGACCTCCCGGCAGGCTGGCAGGGCGAACTCGACATTCCCTGA
- a CDS encoding Crp/Fnr family transcriptional regulator — protein MLPGAFGALPADAQAQVVAAGRLGRWTRAELLYHPEDPAETLYVITRGSVRLYRLGSGAREVTLDVHGPGSLLGVMSLIPGERCGVYAEAMDDTEALMLGQDTLHRVTQAHPAVGVALTEQITRQTRGVQERLSGLVFLEVSQRLALALLNLAEREGPWPEGGSHALRDRVSHQDLAHVVGSTRETITKLLGDFRTRGLLDLGYRRIILTDREGLQRATREPLR, from the coding sequence ATGTTGCCCGGTGCTTTCGGTGCTTTACCTGCGGACGCTCAGGCGCAGGTGGTCGCGGCGGGACGGCTGGGACGCTGGACCCGCGCCGAACTGCTGTACCACCCGGAGGACCCCGCAGAGACGCTGTACGTCATCACGCGGGGGTCCGTGCGGCTGTACCGGCTGGGGTCCGGCGCGCGTGAGGTGACGCTGGACGTGCACGGTCCCGGCTCGCTGCTGGGCGTGATGTCCCTGATTCCCGGTGAACGCTGCGGCGTGTACGCCGAGGCGATGGACGACACCGAGGCGCTGATGCTGGGTCAGGACACCCTGCACCGCGTCACGCAGGCGCACCCGGCGGTGGGTGTGGCGCTGACCGAGCAGATCACCCGGCAGACGCGCGGCGTGCAGGAGCGGCTCTCGGGGCTGGTGTTCCTGGAGGTGTCGCAGCGGCTGGCGCTGGCGCTGCTGAACCTCGCCGAGCGTGAGGGGCCGTGGCCGGAGGGCGGGTCGCACGCGCTGCGTGACCGGGTGTCGCATCAGGACCTGGCGCACGTGGTGGGCAGTACGCGCGAGACGATCACGAAGTTGCTGGGGGATTTCCGCACGCGCGGGCTGCTGGACCTCGGGTACCGCCGGATCATCCTGACGGACCGTGAGGGCCTGCAACGCGCGACGCGCGAGCCGCTGCGCTGA
- a CDS encoding carbohydrate ABC transporter permease: MQATLKSAKPRRKPSWSDFQRRYAPYIFISPFFILFFAFGLFPILFNAFLSFHQWQPGTGLGDMKFVGLRNYTDNLTDPTFWLSLKNTAILALMSGLPQHLIAIPLAFAIQGGLRRMQNLVTAVYFLPYITSIVAISVIFFTLFSWQYGVINSVLNALHGLPLIGALFPAEKINWLGEKEYVQSAVAMVVVWRYTGWNMLLYLSGLQAIPRELYEAASVDGATRAQQFRYITLPLLRPIMFIAVTLSLIGGLQLFEEPFILTNGSGGAGQAGLTTVMYMYRTYASYSDAGVAAAMSWLLFIVIGVLTLVNNRAFGRSGLAGRD; this comes from the coding sequence ATGCAAGCAACCCTGAAATCAGCCAAACCCCGACGCAAACCCAGCTGGAGCGACTTCCAGCGGCGGTACGCGCCGTACATCTTCATCAGTCCGTTCTTCATCCTGTTCTTCGCGTTCGGCCTGTTCCCGATCCTGTTCAACGCCTTCCTGAGCTTCCACCAGTGGCAGCCGGGCACCGGGCTGGGCGACATGAAATTCGTGGGCCTGCGCAACTACACCGACAACCTGACCGACCCGACCTTCTGGCTGTCCCTGAAGAACACTGCCATCCTGGCACTCATGTCGGGCCTGCCGCAGCACCTGATCGCCATTCCGCTGGCGTTCGCTATCCAGGGTGGCCTGCGCCGCATGCAGAACCTCGTGACCGCCGTGTACTTCCTGCCGTACATCACGTCCATCGTGGCGATCTCGGTGATCTTCTTCACGCTGTTCTCCTGGCAGTACGGCGTGATCAACTCGGTCCTGAACGCCCTGCACGGCCTGCCCCTGATCGGCGCGCTGTTCCCCGCCGAGAAGATCAACTGGCTGGGCGAGAAAGAGTACGTGCAGAGCGCGGTCGCCATGGTCGTCGTGTGGCGCTACACCGGCTGGAACATGCTGCTGTACCTCAGCGGCCTGCAGGCCATCCCGCGCGAACTGTACGAGGCGGCCAGCGTGGACGGCGCCACCCGCGCCCAGCAGTTCCGGTACATCACGCTGCCGCTGCTGCGCCCGATCATGTTCATCGCCGTGACCCTCAGCCTGATCGGCGGCCTGCAACTGTTCGAGGAGCCGTTCATCCTGACCAACGGCAGCGGCGGCGCCGGACAGGCCGGACTGACCACCGTGATGTACATGTACCGCACGTACGCCTCGTACTCGGACGCCGGTGTGGCGGCCGCCATGTCCTGGCTGCTGTTCATCGTGATCGGCGTGCTGACCCTCGTGAACAACCGTGCCTTCGGCCGCAGCGGCCTGGCCGGAAGGGACTGA
- a CDS encoding carbohydrate ABC transporter permease — protein MTTAPIPDRPASRPARRAPTLDGKRIGAYLLIALGALLTIAPFYFMFVFATHTRSDIFHLPPPAWFGSNLDENYRNLVERVPFWRNLWNSLYLAVLTTGFTLFFCTLAGYAFAMFSFKGREVLFGLLLATMLIPGTLNIVPYALIMQALGWIDQPRALWVPGMASAFGIFLMRQYIGSSIPRELVEAARIDGASEFGIFRRVIVPLTGPAMATLGLVTFVQSWNGFLGPLIIFRTAETFTAPLALRSMQGIANTDWGALMCGVALTVVPLLILFALASRQLIEGLTAGATKG, from the coding sequence ATGACCACCGCCCCCATCCCCGACCGCCCCGCCAGCCGCCCCGCCCGCCGCGCCCCCACCCTGGACGGCAAACGCATCGGCGCGTACCTGCTGATCGCCCTGGGCGCCCTGCTGACCATCGCGCCCTTCTACTTCATGTTCGTGTTCGCCACGCACACCCGCAGCGACATCTTCCACCTGCCGCCCCCCGCGTGGTTCGGCAGCAACCTCGACGAGAACTACCGCAACCTCGTGGAACGCGTGCCGTTCTGGCGGAACCTCTGGAACAGCCTGTACCTCGCGGTCCTGACCACCGGCTTCACGCTGTTCTTCTGCACGCTCGCCGGGTACGCCTTCGCCATGTTCTCGTTCAAGGGCCGCGAGGTCCTGTTCGGACTGCTGCTGGCCACCATGCTGATCCCCGGCACCCTGAACATCGTCCCGTACGCCCTGATCATGCAGGCCCTCGGCTGGATCGACCAGCCGCGCGCGCTGTGGGTGCCGGGCATGGCGAGTGCCTTCGGAATCTTCCTGATGCGGCAGTACATCGGCAGTTCCATCCCGCGCGAACTGGTCGAGGCGGCCCGCATCGACGGCGCCAGCGAGTTCGGCATCTTCCGCCGCGTGATCGTCCCCCTGACCGGCCCGGCCATGGCGACCCTGGGGCTCGTGACGTTCGTGCAGTCCTGGAACGGCTTCCTGGGGCCGCTGATCATCTTCCGCACCGCCGAGACCTTCACGGCGCCCCTGGCGCTGCGGTCCATGCAGGGCATCGCGAACACCGACTGGGGCGCCCTGATGTGCGGCGTCGCCCTGACCGTCGTGCCGCTGCTGATCCTGTTCGCCCTGGCATCCCGCCAGCTGATCGAGGGCCTGACCGCCGGCGCGACCAAGGGCTGA
- a CDS encoding glycosyltransferase family 2 protein — MSAAIRSPLPPSARVAVLIPAFNEQDTVAAVVEVARQFTDEVIVASDGSSDGTAQVARQAGAAVVELPENGGKGAALRAALDATQAEFVVMLDADLTGLSAAHLQTLLNPVQAGTLDMSIGVFEGGGFVTDWGNKLTPHLSGQRACRRDWLLGVPGLGEERWPEPAITQHLKVTGARWAYVDLPNVAQVVKEKKRGFWRGATARTRMYVSLLTYGVRRRKS; from the coding sequence ATGTCTGCGGCGATCCGTTCACCTCTGCCTCCGTCGGCCCGTGTGGCGGTCCTGATTCCTGCGTTCAACGAGCAGGACACCGTGGCGGCGGTGGTGGAGGTGGCCCGGCAGTTCACGGACGAGGTGATCGTCGCCTCGGACGGCAGCAGTGACGGGACGGCGCAGGTGGCGCGGCAGGCAGGCGCGGCCGTGGTGGAACTCCCCGAGAACGGCGGGAAGGGCGCGGCCCTGCGCGCGGCGCTGGACGCCACGCAGGCCGAGTTCGTGGTGATGCTGGACGCCGACCTGACCGGCCTGAGCGCCGCGCACCTCCAGACGCTGCTGAACCCGGTGCAGGCCGGCACGCTGGACATGAGTATCGGCGTGTTCGAGGGCGGCGGGTTCGTGACCGACTGGGGGAACAAACTCACGCCGCACCTGAGCGGGCAGCGGGCCTGCCGCCGCGACTGGCTGCTGGGCGTGCCCGGCCTGGGTGAGGAACGCTGGCCGGAACCGGCCATCACGCAGCACCTGAAAGTCACCGGGGCGCGCTGGGCGTACGTGGACCTGCCGAACGTGGCGCAGGTGGTCAAGGAGAAGAAACGTGGCTTCTGGCGCGGCGCGACCGCCCGCACCCGCATGTACGTGTCTCTGCTGACGTACGGCGTGCGCCGCCGCAAATCCTGA
- the ftsY gene encoding signal recognition particle-docking protein FtsY gives MSWLERLRDGLSKTRQQINSTAGFLGQDVRDVVTNRLDTIEDLEYALIAADVGRAATEDILEDIRRAEGKNLQQALMDALTLQLEPDARRAEFRKLGFAPDARRTSVDPKGHVVMVIGVNGVGKTTTIAKLGQYYMNRGKSVMFAAGDTFRAAAGAQLGEWGERLGIPVVQGTDGGDPAAVAFDGASARAARGTDLLFIDTAGRLHNKHNLMEELKKVRRVVEKADPAEPSETWLVLDAVTGQNGLQQAKKFHEATPLTGVIVTKLDGTAKGGILVAIVRELGVPIKFIGVGEQADDLQPFDSQEFVRALFDVNIPRE, from the coding sequence GTGAGCTGGCTCGAACGCCTGCGCGACGGGCTCAGCAAGACCCGCCAGCAGATCAACTCCACCGCCGGGTTCCTCGGACAGGACGTCCGGGACGTCGTCACCAACCGACTCGACACCATCGAGGACCTCGAGTACGCCCTGATCGCCGCCGACGTGGGCCGCGCCGCCACCGAGGACATCCTCGAGGACATCCGCCGCGCCGAGGGCAAGAACCTCCAGCAGGCCCTGATGGACGCCCTGACCCTGCAACTCGAACCCGACGCCCGCCGCGCCGAATTCCGCAAGCTCGGCTTCGCGCCCGACGCCCGGCGCACCAGCGTCGACCCCAAAGGGCACGTGGTCATGGTCATCGGCGTGAACGGCGTCGGCAAGACCACCACCATCGCCAAACTCGGCCAGTACTACATGAACCGCGGCAAGAGCGTCATGTTCGCCGCCGGGGACACCTTCCGCGCCGCCGCCGGCGCGCAACTCGGCGAGTGGGGCGAACGCCTCGGCATTCCCGTCGTGCAGGGCACCGACGGAGGCGACCCCGCCGCCGTCGCCTTCGACGGAGCCAGCGCCCGCGCCGCGCGCGGCACCGACCTGCTGTTCATCGACACCGCCGGCCGCCTGCACAACAAGCACAACCTGATGGAGGAACTCAAGAAGGTCCGCCGCGTCGTCGAGAAGGCCGACCCGGCCGAACCCTCCGAGACGTGGCTGGTCCTGGACGCCGTCACCGGCCAGAACGGCCTGCAACAGGCCAAGAAATTCCACGAGGCCACCCCCCTGACCGGCGTGATCGTCACGAAACTCGACGGCACCGCCAAGGGCGGCATCCTGGTCGCCATCGTCCGGGAACTCGGCGTGCCCATCAAGTTCATCGGCGTGGGCGAACAGGCCGACGACTTGCAACCCTTCGACAGCCAGGAATTCGTGCGCGCCCTGTTCGACGTGAACATCCCGCGCGAGTAG
- a CDS encoding WecB/TagA/CpsF family glycosyltransferase, with the protein MSNPDQTQRLTLFDLPLDNITLDGALNRLGDWIYRAPRAPHTVVTLNPEFIVQSRTQPDFVTAMQVADLVTADGVGIVWAARQLRDQEVPRAPGFDLVQGLMKRHGADLRVFFLGAKPGVAEVAAQNAARDYGIQVAGIHHGYFDLPEDQRVAELVRDSGADLLLTAMGAGRQETFNQYWRQVMNVPVMIGCGGVIDVLAGTADLAPAWTRRMGVEWIWRVAGDRKRWNRAPRLAKFVQMVRAEKRRAARTG; encoded by the coding sequence ATGAGCAACCCAGACCAGACCCAGCGACTGACCCTGTTCGACCTGCCGCTGGACAACATCACGCTGGACGGCGCCCTGAACCGCCTGGGCGACTGGATCTACCGCGCGCCCCGCGCCCCGCACACCGTCGTGACCCTGAACCCGGAATTCATCGTGCAGTCACGCACCCAGCCGGACTTCGTGACCGCGATGCAGGTCGCCGACCTCGTCACCGCCGACGGCGTGGGCATCGTGTGGGCCGCGCGGCAACTGCGGGACCAGGAGGTACCGCGCGCGCCGGGCTTCGACCTCGTGCAGGGCCTCATGAAACGCCACGGCGCGGACCTGCGCGTGTTCTTCCTGGGCGCAAAGCCCGGCGTGGCCGAGGTCGCCGCGCAGAACGCCGCGCGCGACTACGGCATTCAGGTCGCAGGCATCCACCACGGGTACTTCGACCTGCCCGAGGATCAGCGCGTGGCGGAACTCGTGCGCGACAGCGGCGCGGACCTGCTGCTGACCGCCATGGGCGCCGGGCGGCAGGAGACCTTCAACCAGTACTGGCGGCAGGTGATGAACGTGCCCGTCATGATCGGCTGCGGCGGCGTGATCGACGTGCTGGCCGGCACCGCCGACCTCGCCCCGGCCTGGACGCGCCGCATGGGCGTCGAGTGGATCTGGCGGGTCGCGGGCGACCGGAAACGCTGGAACCGCGCGCCGCGCCTCGCGAAGTTCGTGCAGATGGTCCGCGCCGAGAAACGCCGCGCTGCCCGCACCGGCTGA
- a CDS encoding glutaredoxin family protein: MTRPDGPPRLTLPTLTLYARPGCHLCEQAAAHLAQLEFNVQTVNVDLDPQLRERHGDHVPVLALGERILGRGAFSRARLSTLKLALIREALSG, from the coding sequence ATGACCCGACCCGACGGGCCACCCCGCCTGACCCTGCCCACCCTGACCCTCTACGCCCGCCCCGGCTGCCACCTGTGCGAACAGGCCGCCGCGCACCTCGCCCAGCTGGAATTCAACGTGCAGACCGTGAACGTGGACCTCGACCCGCAGCTGCGCGAACGGCACGGCGACCACGTGCCGGTCCTGGCCCTCGGGGAGCGCATTCTGGGGCGCGGCGCGTTCAGCCGCGCGCGCCTGAGCACCCTGAAACTCGCCCTGATCCGCGAGGCCCTGTCCGGCTGA
- a CDS encoding protein kinase domain-containing protein, whose amino-acid sequence MIALLLVPLFIVGVLLTVRAPERVLGLVGAAAAALLTLLVAYLSLTAGGGPAQLENLNRTQGVLTAAAFVLVTAAFRLGRVVMPSLDRPGRQPRPQKPVRVQRTATPVPPSRRPTTTQTVSDLRFQEYEVLDRVGIGGMGSVYRARRRQDGRVVALKVPQDKYLADAKFVKRFYREAEVLKRFNHPNIVRVYDYRMQDPEHYIAMEFLEGDSLEALLESRTLSFHEGAQLIRALADALRHIHMQNVVHRDIKPANVMVLKNAFTDGVLREGGVKLMDFGIAVGKVLTRLTMTGARVGTPIYMAPEQAKGNRVDARSDVYSLGLLAYEMVTGHTAFKGSYEAVVHQQVFETPKPPKQVRLEVPGKLNDLILNMIEKDPAQRPTLDDVIARIDAGVLTDEIFNDPIALAMSVQEKRGTLRLLDLKGKLRASLRDQTGGAQGLPGTPNAMTGDPEGNLYVTLLDYRQGKAGALVRKLDAEGNELLSFGPYGLNEGELLQPVGIAAAQGQVFVLDAEAHHVVVFDSQGRFIRRFGGRGQGLGRFEKPTGIVAAPDGHIYVLDTGNHEVQRFSSQGDYISRYAFRLDRNSDSLRPLEGLGVDQFGAVYIVDSVARKVRKIEADGTPGLTFAMETLVGEPTEAPWLIQVGPEGQIFAVRQGGQVLRTFSAVGDLLTSSDMYAPVQAMSILGRPKVLQTT is encoded by the coding sequence ATGATCGCGCTGCTGCTGGTCCCGCTGTTCATCGTGGGGGTCCTGCTGACCGTCCGCGCGCCCGAACGGGTGCTGGGCCTCGTGGGCGCCGCCGCCGCCGCCCTGCTGACCCTGCTGGTCGCCTACCTGTCCCTGACCGCCGGTGGCGGCCCCGCGCAACTGGAGAACCTGAACCGCACCCAGGGCGTCCTGACGGCCGCGGCGTTCGTGCTGGTCACCGCCGCGTTCCGCCTGGGCCGGGTCGTGATGCCCAGCCTGGACCGGCCCGGCCGTCAGCCCAGACCGCAGAAACCCGTGCGCGTGCAGCGCACCGCCACGCCCGTGCCACCCTCGCGCCGTCCGACGACCACGCAGACCGTCTCGGACCTGCGCTTCCAGGAGTACGAGGTCCTCGACCGGGTCGGGATCGGCGGGATGGGCAGCGTGTACCGCGCCCGCCGCCGCCAGGACGGCCGCGTGGTCGCCCTGAAGGTCCCGCAGGACAAGTACCTCGCGGACGCCAAGTTCGTCAAACGCTTCTACCGCGAGGCGGAAGTGCTCAAGCGCTTCAACCACCCGAACATCGTGCGCGTGTACGACTACCGCATGCAGGACCCCGAACATTACATCGCCATGGAATTCCTGGAAGGCGACAGCCTCGAGGCCCTGCTGGAAAGCCGCACCCTGAGCTTCCACGAGGGCGCGCAACTGATCCGCGCGCTGGCCGACGCGCTGCGCCACATTCACATGCAGAACGTCGTGCACCGCGACATCAAGCCCGCCAACGTGATGGTCCTCAAGAACGCCTTCACGGACGGCGTGCTGCGCGAGGGCGGCGTGAAACTCATGGACTTCGGGATTGCCGTCGGGAAGGTCCTGACCCGCCTGACCATGACCGGCGCGCGCGTCGGGACGCCCATCTACATGGCCCCGGAACAGGCCAAGGGCAACCGCGTGGACGCCCGCAGCGACGTGTACTCGCTGGGCCTGCTCGCCTACGAGATGGTCACCGGGCACACCGCCTTCAAGGGCAGTTACGAGGCCGTGGTGCACCAGCAGGTGTTCGAGACGCCCAAACCGCCCAAGCAGGTGAGGCTGGAAGTGCCGGGCAAACTGAACGACCTGATCCTGAACATGATCGAGAAGGACCCCGCCCAGCGCCCCACCCTGGACGACGTGATCGCCCGCATCGACGCCGGCGTGCTGACCGACGAGATCTTCAACGACCCCATCGCCCTCGCCATGAGCGTGCAGGAGAAACGCGGCACGCTGCGCCTGCTGGACCTGAAAGGCAAACTGCGCGCCAGCCTGCGCGACCAGACCGGCGGCGCGCAGGGCCTGCCCGGCACGCCCAACGCCATGACCGGCGACCCGGAAGGGAACCTGTACGTCACGTTGCTCGACTACCGCCAGGGCAAGGCCGGGGCGCTGGTCCGCAAACTCGACGCGGAAGGCAACGAACTCCTGAGCTTCGGCCCGTACGGCCTGAACGAGGGCGAACTGCTGCAACCCGTCGGGATTGCCGCCGCGCAGGGACAGGTGTTCGTGCTGGACGCCGAGGCGCACCACGTGGTCGTGTTCGACTCGCAGGGCCGCTTCATCCGCCGTTTCGGCGGGCGCGGCCAGGGCCTGGGTCGCTTCGAGAAACCCACCGGGATCGTCGCCGCGCCCGACGGGCACATCTACGTCCTGGACACCGGCAACCATGAGGTGCAGCGCTTCAGTTCGCAGGGCGACTACATCAGCCGCTACGCCTTCCGCCTGGACCGCAACAGCGACAGCCTGCGCCCCCTGGAAGGCCTGGGCGTGGACCAGTTCGGCGCGGTGTACATCGTGGACAGCGTGGCCCGCAAGGTCCGCAAGATCGAGGCGGACGGCACGCCGGGCCTGACCTTCGCCATGGAAACCCTGGTCGGGGAACCCACCGAGGCCCCCTGGCTGATCCAGGTCGGACCGGAAGGCCAGATCTTCGCCGTGCGTCAGGGCGGGCAGGTGCTGCGGACCTTCTCGGCCGTGGGTGACCTGCTGACCTCCAGCGACATGTACGCCCCGGTGCAGGCCATGAGTATCCTGGGCCGCCCGAAAGTCCTCCAGACCACCTGA
- a CDS encoding GH1 family beta-glucosidase, which produces MTNTITTDTAVSDTAPSETAAPTPQARAASLTRQDFPAGFLFGVATSSYQIEGAAQEDGRSPSIWDVFCAKPGRISDGSSGAVACDHYHRWEQDLDLIAALGVDAYRFSVAWPRVIPTGRGAVNAAGLDFYERLTDGLLARGVQPHVTLYHWDLPAVLQDQGGWTNRDTAHAFAEYSAAVAQRLGNRVASYATLNEPWCSSILSYELGEHAPGTRDRAAALSAAHHLMLGHGLALPEIRRHAPQSQAGIVLNLGPQESASDRPEDISAARHADGRFNRWFLDPILRGEYPADTWAEVGPDTPPVQPGDLKLISAPNDFLGVNYYTRGVIGAQGGVLPDGASVTDMGWEIHPQGLTDLLLRLNTDYPGLPPIYITENGAAFPDERSGDRVHDPRRTEFLSTHLNALLDASRAGVDVRGYFAWSLMDNFEWAFGYEKRFGLVYVDYDTQERILKDSALWYQALVK; this is translated from the coding sequence ATGACGAACACCATCACCACCGACACTGCCGTATCCGACACTGCCCCATCCGAAACGGCCGCGCCCACTCCCCAGGCCCGCGCCGCCAGCCTGACCCGCCAGGACTTCCCGGCCGGTTTCCTGTTCGGGGTCGCCACCAGCTCGTACCAGATTGAGGGCGCCGCGCAGGAAGACGGCCGCAGCCCCAGCATCTGGGACGTGTTCTGCGCCAAACCCGGCCGCATCAGCGACGGCAGCAGCGGCGCCGTCGCCTGCGACCACTACCACCGCTGGGAGCAGGACCTCGACCTGATCGCCGCGCTGGGCGTCGACGCCTACCGCTTCAGCGTCGCGTGGCCCCGCGTGATCCCCACCGGACGGGGCGCCGTGAACGCCGCCGGACTGGACTTCTACGAACGCCTGACCGACGGCCTGCTCGCGCGCGGCGTGCAGCCCCACGTCACGCTGTACCACTGGGACCTGCCCGCCGTGTTGCAGGACCAGGGCGGCTGGACCAACCGCGACACCGCCCACGCCTTCGCCGAGTACTCGGCGGCCGTCGCGCAGCGCCTCGGGAACCGCGTGGCGAGTTACGCCACCCTGAACGAACCGTGGTGCTCGTCGATCCTCAGTTACGAACTCGGGGAGCACGCGCCCGGCACCCGCGACCGCGCCGCCGCCCTGAGCGCCGCGCACCACCTGATGCTGGGTCACGGCCTCGCCCTGCCCGAAATCCGCCGCCACGCGCCGCAGTCCCAGGCGGGCATCGTCCTGAACCTCGGCCCGCAGGAAAGCGCCAGCGACCGCCCCGAGGACATCAGCGCCGCCCGGCACGCCGACGGCCGCTTCAACCGCTGGTTCCTGGACCCCATCCTGCGCGGCGAGTACCCCGCCGACACCTGGGCAGAAGTCGGCCCCGACACGCCCCCCGTGCAGCCCGGCGACCTGAAGCTCATCAGCGCCCCCAACGACTTCCTGGGTGTCAACTACTACACGCGCGGCGTGATCGGCGCGCAGGGCGGCGTGCTGCCCGACGGGGCCAGCGTCACCGACATGGGCTGGGAAATCCACCCGCAGGGCCTGACCGACCTCCTGCTGCGCCTGAACACCGACTACCCCGGCCTGCCGCCCATCTACATCACCGAGAACGGCGCCGCGTTCCCCGACGAACGCAGCGGCGACCGCGTGCACGACCCGCGCCGCACCGAGTTCCTCAGCACCCACCTGAACGCCCTGCTGGACGCCAGCCGCGCCGGAGTGGACGTGCGCGGGTACTTCGCGTGGTCCCTGATGGACAACTTCGAGTGGGCCTTCGGGTACGAGAAACGCTTCGGGCTGGTGTACGTGGACTACGACACCCAGGAACGCATCCTGAAAGACAGCGCCCTGTGGTACCAGGCGCTCGTGAAGTAA